The sequence AGCACAGAACCCTAGTAATGTTTCTAGCTACAACTAATCGTAGCTACCAGACCAAAGAAAAAAGCAGGTCACATTTTAGCAAAAGCAAACAAGATAATCTCAAATGCAGCAATCATAGACAACTTATTCCCTCCAAAATAACAAAGTAATTATAGCACAAACCTAAATAAAAGACTAACTCATGTCCTTTCTACAGATCTGGACAACACTTTAATCACATCAGGGCTTCACCAGGATCTCTCATAATTAGGTGAATATAAAATTACACAAATATTTACTAGCTTCTCTTCAGGATAGACAGGGAAATAAAGGACAGAAGAGTACAGAGGTCAAGGGCTCTACCACCAATCTCCCgtgatacataaaagaaacttgaTGCTCACCCAGGATGGCTCAGTGAGTGACTCCCCCATTGTTAGGGAAGAAACAGAGTCCAGGTCAAGCTGAAAAATTCTCCCTAGTCATATTACCCCCGCCACTATTCTTCAGAACACACAAGCTAGGATTCAAAAGAAAAATGTCAGAAAACATTTTACTGCAGGTGGCTGGTGAGGTCTTAGATGATGCCCTGTACTGTGTATCCCTTAATGGCAGGATCTGCTCCAGGTCAATGGGAGATACCAGACTCAGCTGGCTTTGTGGGCTACTGGTTTGCTGGCTGTTCTGAATTTCCAAACTAGTATCTAAGGAGACAATGTGGAGAGAGGAGACTGTGGAGGCAAAcagaacaaagatacagaaaggCAGCTCTCTTGCTTGGTCAACACCAAAGTGGACAGCTTCTCAAAGAGAAATGCCCATTTTCATAACAGCCCCAGAATGAGaaatttttatctccattttatagatgtgtgACCTGGGGCCCAGAGtgtttaagcaacttgcccaaaatCACAAGACAGCCAGTGAGCGGTAATGCTAGAATTCAGATGGGGTGTCTCTAGCTTTGAGGACATCCATGCTTTTCCCTCTATGCTTCACTGTTCCAATTTTGTGATAAACTGTCTGCTTCCTATCGTGTTGAATTGTGATAGTTTCATCTTCCTAAACAGAATGCAAGCCTTTGGAGGTCAATAACCTGACGCCCATTTATGcactgcctaaaaaaaaaaagagagcaagagagagaaatgCCCAAATTTCATCGAATTTCAAACTGATGTTTTCAATCCAAGAGTTCTGGTAGTTTCTGTGCTCTAGACACCATTTTATTCCTCCTTCTCTGAGAAATGCCTCTCTCCCTTTGCCAACACTTTTCATCCAAACTGAAAAACCGTCAGGACACTGCAATCCTCATCACTTGGTGGATCGAAATTTCGGCTTCCTTTTGATCTTTTCACAGCTCTACAACCTATGTTCCAGAAAGTGGGCACAGTCAGAGTAAGGCTGTAAGCTTACCTGTTAGTTACTTTATGAATAAAACTTTGTGAAGAAGTGAACTGTCATTAACCATTTAATCATGAAAGTGAGACTAGGTTTTTAgaggattttccttttttttttggtaaggtggACCCTTTCCCATTATCAAAATGAAAACTGCCAGACCAATAAGCTTGGTTTTCCAAAATCAAGACAAGATTGTCCATAGGAAGAACAAACCTTGACCTTGTAGCACCTGGGCTTCCATCTCAAGGGTACTGAAATGCTGTGCACTTCGATAGGATAATAACCACAGTTGACTACCTAAATCTCAACGGTTTGAGACATTCTTTGCAGAGCTGCCACAGTTTCCTGACTCAACAGTGCTTGGATGGAACCCAGCTCTCCACAGCTGCTGCCTGACCAGCTGCTCAAAGCCAGTCCTCCACCACCTCCTCACAGCACCCTTGGACTGCCCCAAGGCCCCCACCGCCTCTCCAGTGCTGTGTGGTCATCGCCTCCTCTCCTCAGCCACCCACCAAGACAACCATGTCCTCCTCACATATGCACCAGAACTACAACTAGGACTCAGGAGCAGCCATCAACTGGCAGATCAACCAGGAGCTCTAACCCTCCTGTGCTACCTGTCCATGTCTTACTACTTCGACCACAATGATGTGGCTTTGAAGAATTTTGCTAAGTATTTTCATCACCAATCTCATGAAGAAAGGGAACATGCTGAGAAACTCATGAAGCTGCATAAGCAACGACGGGCAAATCCTCCTTCAGGTTGTCAGGAAACCAGGCTACAATGACTGAGAGAGAGTTGAATGGAATAGACTGTATGTTACACTTGGAAAAAAGCATTGAGTCAGTCACTACTGGAACGGCACAAACTAGCCACTGACAAGAATGACCCCCATTTGTGTGACTTCATTGAGACGCATTACCTAAATGAGCAGGAGAAATCCATCAAGGAATTGGGTGACTATGTAACCACCCTGCACAAGATGGGGATCCTGGAATCTGGCCCGTcagagtgtcttagttacctagtgctgctataacataaataccacaggtagatgactttaacaaagagaaattcattctttcatagtttaggaggctagaagtctgaattcagggtgccagctccacgggaaggctttccctctgttggctctgggggaaggtccttgtcatcaatctctccttggtctaggagcttctcagtgcagagaccctgggtctaaaggacacacacACTCCTGATTCTTCTTGTCTGGTgcaatgaggtccctctgtctctctgctcacttctctttatatctcaaaagagactgactcaagatacaacctaatcttgcagattaaatcctgcctcatgaacataactgcctctaatcctgcctcactgacatcacagagacaagatttacaacacataagaaaatcacaccagatgacaaaatggtagacaatcacacaatactgggaatcatggcctagcaaagttgacatacatttttgggggacacaactcaatccataacacagggaATCTCTTTGACAAGCACACACCCTAGAAGACAGTGATAGAGAGGGCTAAGCTTTAGCCTGGCTTCCTCATAGCCACAGGGGTGACTTCTATGGTCACCAAGACAGTGCATGCACGTTGGGTTTACCTTTTCTGTAAGTTGTACCAAAACATCCACTTAAATTCTATCATGTGTACCGTTCCTTTAAATAAAGTAATTTGGTGCCCCATTCACCCGAAAAAAGTCAAAAGTTTGAGATTTAGCTCCCATTTGTCCAAATAAATACATGGGACTAGAGAAAAATAGAGCTGATTTTAAGTTTGACTGAGCCCTAggagagaaaaaattaaagactACATAAAATGTATATTTCTAGGCAACTGGCCATAGACAAAGAATGAAGATTTCCCATTTTGTCAAGGAGACTGGAAGAGTAAACGGCAGGAGAGTTCACTCATACCTGTGATGGATCTGTGACCCGCAGTGTTACAACGTCCTCACTAGTGTACTTGATAAACAGATGGTTTTCATCCAAAAGCTGCATTTTCCACATACGCAGCTGCCGCAGCTGGTCAAAATACTGAAAGAAGCGCCTCTTGGCCATTGCACTACCGTCCTGTTCTGCCCGGCGCCACAAGTACACCAGCAGCCGGTGTTTCAGGGAATTGATGAAAGGATCCCTAAAGGGGTTGGCCATGCCTGTCTGACTGTCCCGCTGAACCTCAGGGAAAACAGCTGACACAGTAAGCAGGTCATCCTCATAGCAGAAGCGACCAATGGTTCGCACGTCAATAAAAGTGCCTTCAGGAGTCACTTGGAAGACATGGATGGTCTGCTGCTGCACTGACAAGATGGCCAGGATGTTCTTGTACAAGTACAGCCCTTGGTTGTGTGACAGGACCACTTTGTCACACTTGAACGTGCGAGTGTCACACAAGCGGCCAGTGTGAAGGTCAATGATATGGAGGGAATAGTCTTCTAGAGGGGACCGTGGGTTGGGGGTCACTGATTCACTGTTCCGATACACCTCATAGAAAGGAGGGTGAGGCTCGTCCGGGAGGTAGGCCGCTGAGCCCACAATGACACACCGGCAGTCATCAGTGAAGAGGCTACACTCCCGGTTCAGATGCTCACCATTGGCTGCTACGTTGGTAATGTGCAGCAGGACGAAGAAGCGTTCAAAGAGCCGGCCCCGGATATTGACTGACCGCTGGTCATTGCCGTTGGACAGGATCTCCCCCTCATACCCCTGCAGTAGGTCCTCTGCTGCCTGGCAGCCCTGGTACTCATAGATTTCCAGAGATGTCTGGTCCGAGGAAAAAGCAATAAAGAAGCGTCCATCAGGTGAGAATTTACGCAAGAAACAAGGAGGCTTCTCAACGTTGACGACTGTGAAGTTGGGGAAGACATTCTGGTGGAACACTCGGACCTGATGCCAGTGGGTACCCGCTTTGCCTGAGCTGATCCGTCGGCGTTCCAAGCGGTGGATGACATTTTGGTTTTGGATTCTTCGAGGTTTGATGGTGGAAGCATGATGGTCCATTATCACATCTCTGCATGGAAAAGCAAAGCAGAAGTCAAAAAGCTGTAACACAATTTACCAAAATATAAACACATTTAAGTCAAATAGATTCCTCTCCTTATATTCTGAACCTAGGAGCTCCCAAAATGACAGCAAGCAGCATTTCTCCTTCCCAATTCTTAGTCAGAAAATTGTCGTGACACTTGAGTCCAGACACAGGTTTGACAGAAGGATCTGGTTCACCAGGGATATCTTCTAAGGATGCTTAGTTGTTGGGAATGTTCAACAGAATAAAGCTACCAAAGCATCAAATTTACACAGTGGGTAAGAACCATGTTCAACTTGTACTCATTCAAAAGATATTTATTGGACATCTATTATATGGCATTATTTTAAGGCCCCCCAAACGTTTTATTCTGCCTTGATAACTAGCAAATCAAAGCTATATCACAGGCCACACAGCTCAAGGGTATTTAATGAAAAACGTTAAGAAGTTGTTGCCGGGTAAGAGGGGTGCAGATAAGCACACTCCACCGTCTCTCTCCCAGGTATAACATCTAGAGAGAATACATGCAACAGGTATTCAAGGACTATGAAAAGCAAATAGTGATAGGTGAATTAGAAAGTACCACTGAGCCAACAGTGAGTTTACCATTTTTTCTCTCTGGTCTTCCCACTGTTTGCATAGTCACTGAAGTGCCCACCAGGGCAGGGTAACTAAAGCTCCAGCTTTCTGACTGGAGCATCAGAAAAGAAACCCCCAAGGAACAAGAAAGTACTTGAAGAGATCATACAGAGGGTGGTGAACCCATAAAGATGTTTATGAACTCCCAGGCTTGTCCCCAAGCCATACATGTGTGGATCTGCTCCTAACCATCATACTAAAGACTTTGGTAACTGAACTGACAAAGAGATTAACGCCCATATCTCAGACTGGCCACTGAGTGACACACATATGAAGACAGATTCAAATAGCATGGCAAAGGTTTTGAAAACTGATCTGACATTGGAACCACAGACTATAGAAGGTGGGTTGAAAATTGCAGCCTGAAGCTAAATATGTCAATTGCGTGCCAAACCAAAAATAACACTATTCGCCACTCTCCAAGCCCTATTGttgatgagttgattccaattcctagagaccgtataggacagaacagaactgcctcatagggttcccaaggctgtaaatctttacggaaacagattgccacgtctttctcccactgagcagctggtgggttcgaaccaccaatctttcggttagcagccaagcacttaaccactactccaccggaGCTCCTTCTATTTCCCACAGGATTTAAATAAGTTCCATAGTCTCATTATATTCAAAATGTCCAGGATACAGCCCGAAATTACTCAGCATATAAAGTAACAGGAAAAATCTCAACTCAGAAAAGACAATCAACTGATGCCAATGTCAAGATGCCACAGATATTAGAATTCCCTGACAAAGGTTTTAAAGTAGCTGTTATCAAAATGCTACAAGAGCAATAACAAATACTCCTGAAACTGACGgaaaaatagaaagtctcaacaaaGAAAGATATAAACAAGAACCAGACAGAAattctaaaactgaaaaatacaataaccatGGGATAGGCTTAACAGCAGAATGAAGGCAACAGAGGAAAGAAGCAGTCATCTTGAAGACAGAGGAGTAAAAATTATCTAATCTGAACAAATAAGgctgaaaaaaataaacagagcCTCAGGGACCTACAAAGAAATAGCAAAAGGTCAAGCATCCATGTCCTAAGATTCCCAGAAGAAGAAATACCACAgtactaaaaaaaatttaaagaaataatggctgaaaacttcccaaatgcAGCAAAAGACATAAACCTATAGATTGAAGAAGTTCAGAGAGCCCCAAAGGTGATAAATCCAAAGAAATACATGCCCAGACACGTCACTATCAAGGTGCGCAAAACTATGACAAAGTAAAAATCATGAAAGCAGACAGATAAAAACAATGGGTCACCTACAGAGGAACAGCAATTCGAATGACTGTGGATTTCTCATCAGAATCACAGAAGCCAGAAGGAAGTGGAACACTGTTAAAAGTACTGGAAGAAAAGTACTGTTAATCCAGAATTCCAGTCCAGCAAAAGCATTCTTCAGGAAAAAGGTAATACAAAGACATTCTCAACTGAAGGGAAACTAACAAAATCAAATGACAGAAGATCTTCACTAAAAGCAGCTCTCCAGGCAGAAGAGAAATGACACCAGAAGGAACTTTGGAACATCAAGAATGAAGAATAACATTTAAATAGTAAATATCtgggtatataccaaaaaaaccaaacccgctgccattgagtcgattccgactcatagagaccctacagggcagagtagaactgtcccacagagtttccaaggagagcctggcagattcgaacggatgacctttcggttagcagccgtagcacttaaccactatgccaccagggtttcctctagatATACAGATTATTCTCCTTTTGAGTTCTTTAAAATGTTGGAAAGTTGAaagcaaaaattaaaacattgtctgatagggTTTACAATACATGTAGAtaaaatatattcaaaaagaaaaccagctgccattgagttctgactcatggagatcccacgtatttcagagcagaactgtgttccacagttttcagtgactgtgatcttttgaagtagatcaccggacctttcttccaaggtaccactgggtagatttgcacctccaatcttttggctggtagctgagtgcttagccgttTGGCCAACTAGGGACTTCAgataaaacacacaaaacaactATAATGTAAAAAAGAAAGGGTAAGTTTTCTACATTCCACCTGAAGTAGTAAAATACTGATTCTAAGTAGGCTGTGAAAAGttaagtatatatattttaattcctAGTgcaactgctaaaaaaaaagtatagaaggACATATAGTCAAAAACACAATAGGTAAATGGCAACAATACAAATATTCAAATaacacaaaagaaagcagaagagtggaaacagacaataaaaaaaagagtaaacaaacagaaaacaaataataaaatccaAAGACCTAAATCCAAACATATCAGTAATTTTATTAAATACAAGTAgtctaaatacaccaattaaaagatggaaattgtcaaaataagtttttttaaaaaaaggacccAATCATATATTGTTaacaagaaactcacttcaaatatAACACAGgcaggttaaaagtaaaagaacagaaaaagataTGCTGCACAAACACTAATCAAAGAAAGCTGGAGTAGCTATATGCAATCAGTTTTATTTAGTATCATCATTAATATTAatagacttcaaaaaaaaaaatgccaaggataatacataatgataaaagagtaAATTCACCAAGAAAACGTTAACAATCCAAATGCCCAAAGAGCAGACCTGCATAATACAGGAAGCAAAaacaacagaactgaaagaagaaagagacgaATCCGCAGTTACAGTCATGGGCTTCAACAGTCCTCTCTCAGTGATCGAtagaacaaacagagagaaaatcagcaaggacacagaagaactgaaTAACGTGACCAACCAACTGGGTCTAACTGACACTTACAGAGCACTCCATCCAGCAAAAGCAGAGTACACGTTCTTTTCAAGTGCACGTGGAACAGTCACCAAGACAGACCATATCCCgggtcataaaataaaccttaAGCAAGTTGCTGACACAGGAGTTTTTGAAAATGCAAagtactggtttggttttggctagaaaggaaggaaaggaagattAGTGAATATCAGATATTACAAAATTCTGTTTAAATCCATACTTAATTCTATACTTTTCCACCATAAAGTAGAATTTCTAAGTGTGTCCACCAAAAGGAACAAAGACATTTCCTATAAAATATCAACAGGTCCAACGACAGTTGACTTTTAACCTTGATTATGCCTATTTGTAATATGAAACCACAACCATTAAAATTTTGTAGTAGAAAACTGTGCGTGTTCGCTCAGTGTTGCAGAGCTTATTCACCACCCTTGACATAATTAACCCTCTGACTATGACCTCACTGATCTAACTTCAGTTAGCTCTGCTAATATAAAAGACTGAAGATCCTCCTGGAATTAGGAACACATCTAAAGATATTTCTCCTTAAGACTTAACttacaagtaaaaataaaatgtgcaTCTAAGAGATTAATTTTTTCATTGTgttaagtatatatataacaaaacatttgtcaacaacattttttatgtgtacgatttagtgatattaattacattcatcacgtGCATGACAGGTTAATTTTTAAATCCAACACAGAATCCAAATTTCCCAAGCAGTGGGAATGCAAGGATGAACATGGTAATCCTTATCTTAGGGTTCTCTTGTTCTTGGTAGGAAacagacaagtaaacaacaacaaaaagtatgcTATAGTCGTTGCTAGCATAGTGGTGTGTATCCCTACCTGtatgttaaaataaataagaaaattttaaaagtatgcTACAGATAAGTGCCACAATTTAAGAATATAGTTACGGAAGCTGACAGAACTTATTTTATGTTTCCGTCTTTTAATTGGTGTGTTTAGGAGAGGTGTCAGGGAAGACATCATGATCTTCAACCGCTCTGACTTCAGCACCTAACgctctccatcttttttttttttttttttttcaattttgctttaggtgaaagtttacagctcaagttagtttctcatacaaaagtttatacacacattgttatgtgatcctaatTTCTATCCCTAtaacatgacagcacactccccctttccaccccggatttcccgtgtccattcaaccagctcctgtccccttttgccctctcatctcgcctctgaaaaggagctgcccatttagtctcctgtatttACTtggaactaagaaacacactcttcatgagtatcattttatgtcttacagttcagcctaatctttctctgaagagctggcttcaggaatggttgtagttctgggttaacagagagtccggaggCTATGTCTTCTggtgtccctccagtctcagtcagactattaagtctggtctttttacgtgaatttgagttctgcaccccacttttctcctgctctgtcatggactctctgttctgttccctgtcaggacagtcactgATGGTAGCCAGACATCATCTAGtacttccggtctcaggctgatggagtctctgatttatgtagcccttttttgtctcttgggctaatattttccttgtgtctttggtgttcttcattctcctttgttccaggtgggttgggaccaattgatgcatcttagatggccacttgctagcttttaagaccccagacaccactcaccaaagtggaatgcagaacattgtcgtaataaactttgctatgccaattgaccttgaTATCCCCCAAAACCACTCTCTCCATCTTGTTCACTATACTCCTACAATACTTGTCTTCTGTTTAACCATGGAACATTTCAAAAGTATTTCTATCTCAAAGCCTTTGGACTTCCTGCTCCCTCTGTCTGGAACACTTTCCTCACACCTTCACGGAGCTGCCCGTTTCATCATTCAAGCAGTAGCTAACACAGCAACTCTTCTGAGGTTTCACCTGACTGCCCTGGCTGAAGAAGTGCCGTTCTCCATGCGTATCAATCTACCCTTTtcctctattttattttcttcatagcccTCATTACTTTCTGAAACTATCCTATTTATCTGTTTACTTTTTCACTATGTGTCCCCATTCCGGAGAACAGAGATTTTGTCTAATTCAtcactgtatccccagcaccttgAACAGTGCCTAAGCCGCATGAAGTGCTCATAAAtatgctaaatgaatgaatgcggGGAACACCTGACACGGGCTTTGAAGAATAAAGAATTCACTAGGCAAAGCAGAGGAGGAAcattccagaaagaaagaagagcacATGTAAAAATAAGAACGCTTGAAACAAGAATGGCATGGCACATTTGGGCAACAGAATAGTTCCAAGTGGTTAGAGCACAGCAAGCAAAGAAGTGATGAGAGAAGCCTAGAAAAGCAGAATTGAGCCAATCAGAAAACACTTTGTATGTCACGCCACACAAGCTATACCACaggttttaagcaggagagtgACCGGGTCCAATctgtattttagaaataaaaacatacacaTAATGAAGTATTTATTTATATTCTGTTTCCTTCTAAAAGGGATTTGAAATGCCTTACACAAATATATAATATCTTGTCGAATTAGAGATGTACATGCTTCTAGAACTGAGCAAATCAAGTTTATCAAACTGCCAGTCACAACCCATGAATGGGT comes from Loxodonta africana isolate mLoxAfr1 chromosome 13, mLoxAfr1.hap2, whole genome shotgun sequence and encodes:
- the DET1 gene encoding DET1 homolog isoform X1; the protein is MDHHASTIKPRRIQNQNVIHRLERRRISSGKAGTHWHQVRVFHQNVFPNFTVVNVEKPPCFLRKFSPDGRFFIAFSSDQTSLEIYEYQGCQAAEDLLQGYEGEILSNGNDQRSVNIRGRLFERFFVLLHITNVAANGEHLNRECSLFTDDCRCVIVGSAAYLPDEPHPPFYEVYRNSESVTPNPRSPLEDYSLHIIDLHTGRLCDTRTFKCDKVVLSHNQGLYLYKNILAILSVQQQTIHVFQVTPEGTFIDVRTIGRFCYEDDLLTVSAVFPEVQRDSQTGMANPFRDPFINSLKHRLLVYLWRRAEQDGSAMAKRRFFQYFDQLRQLRMWKMQLLDENHLFIKYTSEDVVTLRVTDPSQASFFVVYNMVTTEVIAVFENTSDELLELFENFCDLFRNATLHSEVQFPCSASSNNFARQIQRRFKDTIINAKYGGHTEAVRRLLGQLPISAQSYSGSPYLDLSLFSYDDKWVSVMERPKTCGDHPIRFYARDSGLLKFEIQAGLLGRPISHTVRRLVAFTFHPFEPFAISVQRTNAEYVVNFHMRHCCT
- the DET1 gene encoding DET1 homolog isoform X3, which codes for MDHHASTIKPRRIQNQNVIHRLERRRISSGKAGTHWHQVRVFHQNVFPNFTVVNVEKPPCFLRKFSPDGRFFIAFSSDQTSLEIYEYQGCQAAEDLLQGYEGEILSNGNDQRSVNIRGRLFERFFVLLHITNVAANGEHLNRECSLFTDDCRCVIVGSAAYLPDEPHPPFYEVYRNSESVTPNPRSPLEDYSLHIIDLHTGRLCDTRTFKCDKVVLSHNQGLYLYKNILAILSVQQQTIHVFQVTPEGTFIDVRTIGRFCYEDDLLTVSAVFPEVQRDSQTGMANPFRDPFINSLKHRLLVYLWRRAEQDGSAMAKRRFFQYFDQLRQLRMWKMQLLDENHLFIKYTSEDVVTLRVTDPSQASFFVVYNMVTTEVIAVFENTSDELLELFENFCDLFRNATLHSEVQFPCSASSNNFARQIQRRFYARDSGLLKFEIQAGLLGRPISHTVRRLVAFTFHPFEPFAISVQRTNAEYVVNFHMRHCCT
- the DET1 gene encoding DET1 homolog isoform X2; protein product: MDHHASTIKPRRIQNQNVIHRLERRRISSGKAGTHWHQVRVFHQNVFPNFTVVNVEKPPCFLRKFSPDGRFFIAFSSDQTSLEIYEYQGCQAAEDLLQGYEGEILSNGNDQRSVNIRGRLFERFFVLLHITNVAANGEHLNRECSLFTDDCRCVIVGSAAYLPDEPHPPFYEVYRNSESVTPNPRSPLEDYSLHIIDLHTGRLCDTRTFKCDKVVLSHNQGLYLYKNILAILSVQQQTIHVFQVTPEGTFIDVRTIGRFCYEDDLLTVSAVFPEVQRDSQTGMANPFRDPFINSLKHRLLVYLWRRAEQDGSAMAKRRFFQYFDQLRQLRMWKMQLLDENHLFIKYTSEDVVTLRVTDPSQASFFVVYNMVTTEVIAVFENTSDELLELFENFCDLFRNATLHSEVQFPCSASSNNFARQIQRRYDDKWVSVMERPKTCGDHPIRFYARDSGLLKFEIQAGLLGRPISHTVRRLVAFTFHPFEPFAISVQRTNAEYVVNFHMRHCCT